The genomic DNA TGGGCTACTCAACATCGCCGGCTTTTTCGACAAGCTGCTGGAGTTTCTCAACGCGACGGCCGCCGACGGCTTCATGCACCAAGAACACCTAGCGATGCTCACCACGGCAACCGACGGCAGCGAGTTGATCGAACACTTCGAAAACTACCAACCGCCTGACGTCAGGAAATGGCTGCGGTGGGAAAGTGAAAAGTAAAAAGGCAAAATGCAAAAGTGCGGAGACGTTCTGGATCTCCGAGCTGACCACCGACCACCGACCACCGACCACTACTTCCCCATCCCCTTCGCATACTCCCGAAACTCCCGCATCTCTCGTTCATACCCGCCGGAGAGAATCGGAAACCGGCACCAAGAGCGCGGATCGAGGTTCAAGTCGTCGACGTGGAAGCTTGGTGCAATCCGTTCGCGCTTCCATTGGTTGCGGCACCAGAGCTTGAAGAAGCGGTCGATCCATTCGACGTGCTGCTCAAGTGTGTACTCGGGAAACTCGACCCGCAGCTTTTGCAGAATCTCGATCGGAATCAACTTGTCGCGAATCGCATGGCGTTCGATGTGGTTCAGCAACTCATACGGCATGAGGTCCGCTTCGTCGGTTTGCTTCGAGTCGGGCGGGCGCAGTTCGGCGGTCGGCGCTTGCACGTTCACCGCCTTGAGCGCGGCGATCGGATGCAAGCCTGCCGGGCCGATCGTCTCCAGCCACACCAGCCAACGCCGCAGATACGTTTTGTCGATACCGGCGATCGGGCTCAGGCCGCCGCTGGTGTCGCCGTCCATCGTCGCGTAGCCGACCGCCGCTTCGGAGCGATTGCTCGTCGCGAGCAGCAGCGCGCCGCGCAGATTCGCAATCATCCACACACCCGGCGACCGAACTCGCGCTTGAATGTTTTGCAGCGCCAGATCGTCGGTCTTCCAATCGAGCGGCCGGCGGATTGCATCCGCGATTAGGTCGACGTAGCCGCGATGAAGGGCCGAGATATCGAGCACCATGAAGTCGGCATGCACGGCCGCGGCCACATCGCGAGCCGCGTTGAGCGTCACTTCGCCGCTATTTTCCGTGGCTTGGTACACGCACGTGAGGAGCTTATTCAGCACTTCGGCCGACGTCGCGCAGCCTTGCACGCCGCGGCAGTATCCGAGCTTGGCGAGGAAGCGCTGGAGCCCGAGTTCTTGCACGCCCCGCTCGACGGCCAGCGACACCAAGCAAGCGACGGCCGACGAATCGGCACCGCCGCTGAGCGAGACGACAAACCCATGCGATCGGCTTTTGCGAAGGTAATCAAATAGCGCCAGCGGCACTGCACGTGCGAACTCTTCTTCTTTGACGTAAGCCCCATGCTCCCAACGCGGCTCGCGCACAACCGTCGGCACGGGGGCAAGCGTTGGAAACGAGAACGGCGCTTCGATGCACGAGTCGTGGCCGTGCAGATCCGGGCGGAAACTCCCGGTCCGCGATTGCTTCATTCGGGTCTCGTCGACGTCGATCAGCGCCGTCGTGATTCGGGCGTCGTCGAACGTGAAGCGAGGCCCGG from Planctomycetia bacterium includes the following:
- the nadE gene encoding NAD(+) synthase, encoding DIFFECGLVRIGFEICEDAWVADRPGSDLALRGVDVILNPSASHFSFGKYQVRERFVLEGSRAFNVSYVYANLLGNEAGRAIYDGDAIIASGGELLATGPRFTFDDARITTALIDVDETRMKQSRTGSFRPDLHGHDSCIEAPFSFPTLAPVPTVVREPRWEHGAYVKEEEFARAVPLALFDYLRKSRSHGFVVSLSGGADSSAVACLVSLAVERGVQELGLQRFLAKLGYCRGVQGCATSAEVLNKLLTCVYQATENSGEVTLNAARDVAAAVHADFMVLDISALHRGYVDLIADAIRRPLDWKTDDLALQNIQARVRSPGVWMIANLRGALLLATSNRSEAAVGYATMDGDTSGGLSPIAGIDKTYLRRWLVWLETIGPAGLHPIAALKAVNVQAPTAELRPPDSKQTDEADLMPYELLNHIERHAIRDKLIPIEILQKLRVEFPEYTLEQHVEWIDRFFKLWCRNQWKRERIAPSFHVDDLNLDPRSWCRFPILSGGYEREMREFREYAKGMGK